A portion of the Paenibacillus marchantiae genome contains these proteins:
- a CDS encoding glycosyl hydrolase — MSKYTAASTYPWRDALENYRTLAEKAGPAPSDGWNQARKLALVESVVRAYTPYQDSSGAIIDPFSEAERYYSTPAYAMAASVLVQAGHMDLLASAASALSHSIDVVVKGCAPDHHPDFFPVLMMRAYILLKPHMPEQAKVWAEALKKIQPEQDYVFTMRKMNNPNRMINWNAIMISGEYLRLREHLASEGTDWMDRYLNLYHLPRFTALGLYQDGPLDRPNCPFSYDIATRYHLDVMLEAGYEGACAGELKEQLRHGAFSTLLTLSPLGEIPPRGRSSQHQWNEAAAAYVCSVHATQALQTGDRVMAGAFARAANRCFEAVERWKMEDGRLKIVRNEYAPDARHGYEIYTNHTGYNLWTAAALAHACLSDPGEDVTEIYLPSELGNRVLQTDGWFETIIASVPGQQMILHTAMNDPYTVPGLVRIQQAGLSGLIGPSAAGHAQSGFTEFAEGEVSPLSYCPVWKTADGNWHSLAEGIPSGADYDRDAGINPADGGGSILLETVDREVRDDSASPEENDGKHQEQANAFTVTWLGPLIGLDSLRTRYVQQADLLTVTYEFDGELEAVGALIPLMFSDGREQAVITHSKQAVRSEYRGAYVESTVLDEGAIIQLKPQPVASRNGLLKEARMEVSGVRIITFTIRLGVVT, encoded by the coding sequence GTGAGTAAGTATACAGCCGCATCAACGTATCCATGGAGAGATGCTCTCGAAAATTATCGTACACTGGCGGAAAAGGCGGGGCCTGCCCCATCAGATGGTTGGAATCAGGCTCGCAAATTGGCCCTTGTGGAGAGTGTTGTTCGGGCTTATACACCTTACCAGGACAGTAGTGGCGCCATTATTGATCCGTTCTCGGAGGCCGAGCGATATTATTCCACACCAGCATATGCAATGGCTGCATCGGTTCTTGTTCAAGCGGGACATATGGACCTGCTTGCTTCGGCCGCATCGGCCCTGTCACACAGTATAGATGTTGTTGTGAAGGGTTGTGCACCGGATCATCACCCGGACTTTTTCCCCGTGTTGATGATGAGAGCTTACATCCTGTTGAAGCCGCATATGCCTGAGCAAGCAAAGGTCTGGGCAGAGGCTCTTAAGAAGATACAGCCAGAACAAGATTATGTTTTTACAATGAGAAAAATGAACAATCCCAATCGCATGATTAACTGGAACGCCATCATGATCTCGGGAGAATATCTGCGCTTGAGGGAACATCTCGCCAGTGAGGGTACGGATTGGATGGACCGTTATCTGAATCTGTATCATCTGCCACGATTTACGGCGCTTGGACTATATCAGGACGGGCCGCTGGATCGACCCAATTGTCCATTTTCCTATGATATTGCAACGCGCTATCATCTGGATGTCATGCTTGAAGCGGGTTATGAGGGGGCCTGCGCTGGTGAGTTAAAGGAACAATTACGTCATGGTGCATTCAGTACACTGCTTACACTGTCACCGCTGGGGGAGATTCCTCCGCGTGGACGCAGCTCCCAACATCAATGGAATGAAGCGGCTGCAGCCTACGTATGTTCTGTCCATGCAACACAGGCTTTACAGACTGGAGATCGGGTGATGGCTGGAGCGTTCGCTCGTGCGGCCAATCGGTGTTTCGAAGCTGTGGAGCGTTGGAAGATGGAAGATGGGCGTCTGAAAATTGTTCGGAACGAGTATGCGCCTGATGCACGTCATGGCTACGAAATCTATACGAATCATACGGGTTATAATCTGTGGACGGCAGCAGCGCTGGCCCATGCCTGCCTTAGCGATCCTGGTGAAGATGTAACGGAAATATACCTTCCTTCCGAGTTAGGCAACCGGGTGTTGCAGACCGATGGATGGTTTGAAACGATCATTGCCTCGGTACCAGGTCAACAAATGATTCTGCATACAGCTATGAATGATCCATACACGGTTCCCGGTCTCGTGCGCATACAACAGGCGGGATTGTCAGGGCTGATCGGTCCATCCGCTGCTGGACATGCGCAATCTGGATTCACAGAGTTTGCGGAAGGGGAAGTTAGTCCGCTGAGCTATTGTCCTGTCTGGAAGACGGCAGATGGGAACTGGCACAGTCTTGCCGAGGGCATTCCGTCAGGTGCTGATTATGACCGGGATGCCGGGATTAATCCTGCCGATGGCGGAGGTTCGATTTTGCTTGAAACGGTAGATCGAGAGGTCCGAGATGATTCAGCCTCCCCAGAGGAAAATGACGGGAAGCATCAGGAACAGGCCAATGCATTTACAGTGACATGGCTCGGCCCACTAATCGGACTCGATTCACTGCGCACCCGTTATGTACAGCAGGCTGATTTACTTACTGTGACATATGAATTCGACGGTGAGCTTGAGGCTGTCGGAGCACTCATTCCATTGATGTTCAGTGACGGCCGCGAGCAGGCTGTCATCACTCATTCCAAGCAGGCTGTGCGCAGCGAGTACCGGGGAGCTTATGTGGAATCCACTGTGCTGGATGAAGGAGCCATCATTCAGCTCAAACCACAGCCGGTGGCATCACGCAATGGGCTGCTGAAGGAAGCACGAATGGAAGTGAGCGGCGTGCGAATTATAACGTTTACGATCAGATTGGGTGTAGTGACATGA
- a CDS encoding glycoside hydrolase family 88 protein, giving the protein MNTSTSVKWLEEAWRQGAAKTIRNAKRIKDTFPHTAPQGIYDRNDPEWWTAGFWPGLLWLVYGESPEDEAVAPLSRIAESCERQLEGCLRDPESVDHDLGFIWLLSGVANYRQTGSADGRRRGMLAANLLAARFNVRGEFIRAWNFSSSTMDTRGVAIIDSMMNLPLLYWASEQSGDPRFRCLAEAHADTVAREFVRADGSICHVVEFDPLTGQKLQEHGGQGHAPGSAWARGTAWSLHGFALSFRYTGEARYLETAERAADFFLAMLGEEIVPVWDFRAPAEHQVAWDSSASAIAASGLLELAKLSPRGEEYAAAAERILRGLHENYSSGETAAEEGLIMQGTVHYPEGRGLNVPIIYGDYFYMEALAKLRGRPGLF; this is encoded by the coding sequence ATGAATACATCAACATCCGTGAAATGGCTGGAGGAAGCATGGCGGCAAGGAGCGGCCAAAACGATTCGCAACGCGAAGCGCATCAAGGATACATTTCCGCACACTGCCCCGCAGGGCATATATGACCGGAATGATCCCGAATGGTGGACCGCCGGCTTCTGGCCGGGGTTGTTATGGCTTGTCTATGGCGAGTCGCCGGAAGACGAAGCTGTCGCTCCGTTATCCCGCATTGCCGAAAGTTGTGAGCGGCAATTGGAAGGTTGTCTGCGTGATCCCGAATCGGTGGATCACGATCTCGGGTTCATCTGGCTGCTTAGTGGCGTAGCCAACTACCGCCAGACCGGCAGCGCAGATGGCCGGCGGCGAGGAATGCTCGCCGCCAATCTGCTCGCTGCCCGCTTTAACGTGCGCGGTGAATTCATCCGCGCCTGGAACTTCAGCTCGTCAACCATGGATACGCGCGGCGTAGCCATCATTGACAGCATGATGAACCTGCCGCTGCTCTACTGGGCTTCCGAGCAGAGCGGCGACCCACGCTTCCGCTGCCTGGCGGAAGCGCATGCGGACACCGTGGCGCGCGAATTCGTCCGCGCTGACGGGTCCATCTGCCATGTGGTGGAGTTCGATCCACTCACGGGGCAGAAGCTGCAGGAGCATGGCGGGCAGGGCCATGCGCCAGGTTCCGCCTGGGCGCGGGGTACCGCCTGGTCGTTGCACGGGTTTGCGCTGTCTTTCCGGTATACGGGCGAAGCCCGCTATCTGGAGACAGCGGAGCGGGCGGCCGATTTCTTCCTCGCCATGCTTGGCGAAGAGATCGTGCCGGTGTGGGATTTCCGCGCACCTGCCGAGCATCAGGTGGCGTGGGACTCGTCCGCTTCGGCGATTGCCGCAAGCGGCCTGTTGGAGCTGGCGAAGCTGTCGCCGCGCGGCGAGGAATATGCAGCCGCGGCAGAGCGTATCCTCCGCGGGCTGCATGAGAACTACAGCTCCGGTGAGACGGCAGCGGAAGAAGGTCTAATTATGCAGGGCACGGTGCATTATCCAGAGGGTCGTGGCTTGAATGTGCCGATTATATACGGCGATTATTTCTATATGGAGGCGCTGGCGAAGCTGCGTGGCCGCCCGGGTTTATTTTAG
- a CDS encoding methyltransferase domain-containing protein → MSQPFDYKGYWEQTYSSGETSGRGSYGVLAEFKAEVVNGLIQREGISSVIEFGCGDGNQLQYMNYNTYLGVDVAGSSVRLCASKFANDTSKSFMLYTPGLWINRGFLQADLTVCLDVLYHITDETDFRNTLYDILHSSSGWVVLYTRLKENGNPGVSTIQDRNIFDYLFDYPEFKVHEIIPQRYPDQSSADFVILRRTPGIENKSV, encoded by the coding sequence ATGAGTCAGCCTTTTGACTACAAAGGATATTGGGAACAAACGTATAGCTCAGGCGAGACATCCGGAAGGGGTTCGTATGGCGTACTGGCTGAATTCAAGGCAGAGGTCGTAAATGGACTGATTCAGCGTGAGGGTATTTCCAGCGTCATTGAATTTGGATGCGGGGATGGCAATCAACTGCAATATATGAACTATAATACGTATCTAGGTGTCGATGTAGCCGGCTCGTCGGTGCGTCTATGCGCCTCCAAGTTTGCTAACGATACCTCCAAGAGTTTCATGTTATATACACCAGGTCTGTGGATTAACCGCGGTTTCCTTCAAGCTGATCTCACCGTGTGTCTGGATGTGCTCTATCATATTACGGATGAAACGGATTTTCGCAATACACTCTACGACATTCTGCACTCTTCGTCAGGGTGGGTTGTGTTGTACACTCGTTTGAAAGAAAACGGTAATCCAGGAGTTAGCACCATTCAGGACCGAAATATTTTTGACTATCTGTTCGACTATCCCGAATTCAAAGTACATGAAATTATTCCTCAGCGATATCCCGACCAGTCCTCGGCCGACTTTGTCATCTTAAGACGCACACCCGGCATCGAAAATAAATCGGTCTGA